One window from the genome of Cryobacterium sp. GrIS_2_6 encodes:
- a CDS encoding carboxylesterase/lipase family protein, giving the protein MTRTVQPAHDDSLDAALTVRIGTGLVRGIRVRGVRAWRGIPYAAAPVGPLRFRAPQPPAAWSGVRDATDWGPVSPQSHKGQFNGARPDIPQDEDCLNLNVIAPDVPVDPAGLRPVMVFIHGGAYSVGSSREVPTQGEGLVRRGDILYVSLNYRLGALGYLDFSSYSTPERPFESNLGLRDQAAALAWVRDNIRFFGGDPDAVTLFGESAGGNAVTTLMTVPSAHGLFQRAIAQSAPPNAVYPPALTAEWARDFVSILAARATADGIARVPEHAGPDALADAHPDVLGQSRALLLDASPARLAAATMELTVRAPDQYPGTIPLSPVIDGDFLPERPLDAFRDGRAARIPLIIGTNAREGSLFSGRIDILASTPKRIRAIFANTKKKARKALKAQYPGIPALRPALDFGGDFSFWYPSLKVGERHSRYAPVHFYRFDFAPRLVRRMGLDATHGLELFPLFDRLDGWFGRGMTIIGGRREFKAIGERMQGWWLGFATTGEPDAAWPLYDETRRLTLIIDAADRVESDPLAERRMAWGSFVPHV; this is encoded by the coding sequence GTGACCCGAACCGTTCAGCCTGCCCACGACGACTCGCTTGACGCGGCACTGACGGTGCGGATCGGGACCGGCCTGGTGCGCGGGATCCGGGTGCGGGGCGTACGCGCCTGGCGGGGCATCCCCTACGCCGCGGCGCCCGTCGGACCGCTGCGGTTCCGAGCCCCGCAGCCGCCGGCGGCATGGTCGGGTGTGCGCGACGCGACCGACTGGGGACCCGTCTCCCCGCAGAGCCACAAGGGACAGTTCAACGGGGCGCGCCCGGACATCCCGCAGGATGAGGACTGCCTCAATCTCAACGTGATCGCCCCTGACGTGCCCGTCGATCCGGCTGGACTCCGCCCGGTGATGGTCTTCATCCACGGCGGTGCGTACAGCGTCGGGTCCTCCCGCGAGGTGCCCACCCAGGGCGAAGGCCTCGTCCGGCGCGGCGACATCCTGTACGTGAGCCTGAACTACCGGCTCGGCGCGCTCGGCTACCTCGACTTCAGCAGCTACTCGACGCCGGAGCGCCCGTTCGAGAGCAATCTCGGGCTGCGGGACCAGGCCGCCGCCCTCGCCTGGGTGCGGGACAACATCCGCTTCTTCGGCGGCGACCCCGATGCCGTGACGCTCTTCGGCGAGTCGGCCGGGGGCAATGCCGTGACGACCCTGATGACCGTGCCGAGCGCCCACGGGCTCTTCCAGCGCGCGATCGCGCAGAGCGCACCGCCGAACGCGGTGTATCCGCCGGCGCTCACGGCAGAGTGGGCGCGCGACTTCGTGAGCATCCTCGCGGCACGCGCGACAGCGGACGGGATCGCACGCGTGCCGGAGCACGCCGGCCCGGACGCGCTGGCGGACGCGCACCCGGATGTCCTCGGGCAATCCCGGGCGCTGTTGCTCGACGCGTCTCCGGCCCGGCTCGCCGCCGCGACGATGGAGCTCACTGTGCGGGCGCCCGACCAGTACCCCGGCACGATTCCGCTGTCGCCCGTCATCGACGGCGACTTCCTGCCCGAACGCCCGCTCGATGCGTTCCGGGACGGCCGCGCGGCACGGATCCCGCTGATCATCGGCACCAACGCCCGCGAGGGTTCCCTCTTCAGCGGACGGATCGATATCCTCGCTTCGACGCCCAAGCGCATCCGCGCGATCTTCGCCAACACCAAGAAGAAGGCGAGGAAGGCGCTGAAGGCCCAGTACCCCGGCATCCCGGCGCTGCGCCCCGCCCTCGACTTCGGCGGCGACTTCTCGTTCTGGTATCCGAGCCTCAAGGTCGGCGAGCGCCACTCCCGCTACGCCCCGGTGCACTTCTACCGCTTCGACTTCGCTCCGAGACTCGTGCGGCGGATGGGCCTCGACGCGACCCACGGCCTCGAACTGTTCCCGCTCTTCGACCGGCTGGACGGCTGGTTCGGCCGGGGCATGACGATCATCGGCGGCCGCCGCGAGTTCAAGGCGATCGGGGAGCGCATGCAGGGCTGGTGGCTCGGCTTCGCGACAACGGGCGAACCGGATGCCGCGTGGCCGCTCTATGACGAGACGCGCCGGCTGACCCTCATCATCGACGCGGCCGACCGGGTCGAGTCCGATCCGCTGGCCGAGCGGCGGATGGCGTGGGGATCCTTCGTCCCGCACGTCTGA
- a CDS encoding solute carrier family 23 protein, with product MALPWTLHGDGKTVGVGDVVGPGERLNWPLTIGIGAQHVVAMFGATFLVPLLTGFPPSTTLFFSGVGTLLFLIITKNKLPSYLGSSFAFIAPITAAVTTAGMGSALFGILAVGALLAIIGVVVQVTGTGWIDALMPPVVSGAIVALIGFNLAPVAKANFALAPLTAVITLAAVILSTVLFRGILGRLSIVIGVAVGYLAALLSGQVDFSKVNDAAWIGLPPFTLPTNPFENAAVLGVLPAFLPVVLVLVAENVGHIRGVAQMTDAKVNRFTGRALMADGLATMLAGFSGGSGTTTYGENIGVMAATRIYSTAAYWVAGLVAVLLGLSPKIGAVINTIPAGVLGGVTTALYGLIGIIGVKIWLDNKVDFSRPVNQFTAATALIIGIADYTFTAGSLSFNGIALGTVAAIVIYHTMTVIGRLRRTDR from the coding sequence ATGGCACTGCCCTGGACCCTGCACGGCGACGGAAAAACGGTCGGGGTCGGGGACGTGGTCGGGCCGGGTGAGCGCCTGAACTGGCCGCTCACGATCGGGATCGGTGCCCAGCACGTCGTCGCGATGTTCGGTGCGACCTTCCTCGTTCCGCTGCTCACCGGCTTCCCGCCGAGCACCACCCTCTTCTTCTCCGGCGTCGGAACGCTGCTCTTCCTGATCATCACGAAGAACAAGCTGCCGAGCTACCTCGGCAGCTCGTTCGCCTTCATCGCCCCGATCACCGCGGCCGTCACGACGGCGGGCATGGGCAGCGCCCTGTTCGGCATCCTCGCCGTCGGCGCGCTGCTCGCGATCATCGGCGTCGTCGTGCAGGTCACCGGCACCGGTTGGATCGACGCGCTGATGCCGCCCGTCGTGTCCGGTGCGATCGTCGCCCTGATCGGCTTCAACCTCGCCCCGGTCGCGAAGGCCAACTTCGCCCTCGCGCCCCTGACCGCCGTGATCACCCTGGCCGCGGTCATCCTCTCGACCGTGCTGTTCCGCGGCATCCTCGGTCGTCTCTCGATCGTGATCGGTGTCGCGGTCGGCTACCTCGCCGCCCTCCTCTCCGGCCAGGTCGATTTCTCGAAGGTCAACGATGCCGCGTGGATCGGGCTGCCGCCGTTCACGCTGCCGACGAACCCCTTCGAGAACGCCGCCGTGCTCGGGGTGCTTCCCGCGTTCCTGCCGGTCGTGCTCGTGCTCGTCGCCGAGAACGTCGGCCACATCCGCGGCGTCGCCCAGATGACGGATGCGAAGGTGAACCGGTTCACCGGGCGCGCCCTGATGGCCGACGGGCTCGCGACGATGCTCGCCGGGTTCAGCGGCGGCTCGGGCACGACGACCTACGGCGAAAACATCGGCGTGATGGCCGCGACCCGGATCTACTCGACCGCCGCGTACTGGGTCGCCGGCCTCGTCGCCGTGCTGCTCGGCCTCTCCCCCAAGATCGGCGCGGTCATCAACACCATCCCCGCCGGGGTGCTCGGCGGCGTCACGACCGCCCTCTACGGCCTGATCGGCATCATCGGCGTCAAGATCTGGCTCGACAACAAGGTCGACTTCAGCCGTCCGGTCAACCAGTTCACGGCCGCGACCGCGCTCATCATCGGCATCGCCGACTACACCTTCACCGCCGGTTCGCTGAGCTTCAATGGCATCGCCCTCGGCACGGTCGCCGCAATCGTGATCTACCACACCATGACCGTGATCGGCCGGCTCCGCCGCACCGACCGCTGA
- a CDS encoding fumarylacetoacetate hydrolase family protein has protein sequence MPRLAAVFAESALFLDEILEDAPRDLQDLIERGSAEYDRVRALSENAVAHGATLTQLEELRYSSAVLRPPQIIAIGANYAAHSDELKLRTETGAIVFSLWPNSLTGHESTISWAPEVATQVDYEAELGVIIGRPARNVSVRDALDYVFGYTVVNDITARNLQFSEAQWSRCKSFDGFTPTGPVVVTRDEIADPQDLTLTTHVDGRILQDASTGDMMRSVAELVSYLSQTSTLLPGTLISTGSPGGAGYSRTPPVFLHDGSTVTITVDKIGFLTTHCRTV, from the coding sequence ATGCCCCGCCTTGCGGCGGTGTTCGCGGAATCCGCGCTTTTCCTCGACGAGATCCTCGAGGACGCCCCGCGCGACCTGCAGGACCTGATCGAACGAGGCAGCGCCGAGTACGACCGGGTGCGCGCTCTCAGCGAGAACGCGGTCGCCCACGGAGCGACGCTCACTCAGCTCGAGGAGCTGCGCTACTCATCCGCGGTGCTGCGGCCGCCGCAGATCATCGCGATCGGCGCCAACTACGCCGCGCACTCCGACGAGCTCAAGCTGCGGACGGAGACCGGCGCGATCGTGTTCTCGCTCTGGCCGAATTCCCTCACCGGCCACGAGTCGACGATCTCGTGGGCCCCGGAGGTCGCCACCCAGGTCGACTACGAGGCAGAACTCGGCGTCATCATCGGGCGCCCGGCCCGCAATGTGTCGGTGCGTGACGCCCTCGACTACGTGTTCGGGTACACGGTCGTCAACGACATCACGGCCCGCAACCTGCAGTTCTCCGAGGCGCAGTGGTCGCGGTGCAAGTCCTTCGACGGCTTCACCCCGACCGGCCCGGTCGTGGTCACCCGCGACGAGATCGCCGATCCGCAGGACCTCACGCTCACCACCCACGTCGACGGGCGAATCCTGCAGGATGCCTCCACCGGCGACATGATGCGGTCGGTCGCGGAACTCGTGTCCTACCTGTCGCAGACCTCGACGCTGCTGCCTGGCACGCTGATCTCGACCGGCAGCCCCGGCGGCGCCGGTTACAGCCGCACTCCCCCGGTCTTCCTGCACGACGGCTCGACCGTGACGATCACCGTGGACAAGATCGGCTTCCTCACCACGCACTGCCGCACGGTCTAA
- a CDS encoding anion permease: MDLTLIVALVIALSLVFDFTNGFHDTANAMATPIATGAMRPKVAVGLAAVLNLVGAFLSTEVAKTVSGGIIREGNGGVQITPQIIFAGLIGAIVWNLITWLRGLPSSSSHALFGGLIGAAIIGIGVQSVDFTVVFAKVILPALIAPVTVGVVALVATRLAYFITRRDAGKADGRGGFRYAQIFSSSLVALAHGTNDAQKTMGVITLTLIAGGFQAVGSGPQWWVICTCALAIAIGTYTGGWRIILTMGRGLTDVKPAQGFAAETSTAATILASSHLGFALSTTQVASGSVIGSGLGRRGATVRWGMAGQIALGWLLTLPASAVMGAFAAGFTLLGPIGLVIDLIIGSVIVALLFRQSRRTRITHDNLHDIDDAALVVNIKKTPRRIARRDQKKVSL; this comes from the coding sequence GTGGATCTCACCCTGATCGTCGCGCTCGTCATTGCGCTGTCCCTCGTCTTCGACTTCACCAACGGCTTCCACGACACCGCGAACGCGATGGCGACGCCCATCGCGACCGGGGCGATGCGGCCCAAGGTCGCCGTCGGCCTCGCAGCTGTGCTCAACCTCGTCGGCGCATTCCTCTCCACCGAGGTCGCGAAGACCGTGTCGGGGGGCATCATCCGCGAGGGCAACGGCGGGGTGCAGATCACGCCGCAGATCATCTTCGCCGGACTCATCGGCGCGATCGTCTGGAACCTGATCACCTGGCTCCGCGGGCTGCCGTCGAGTTCGAGCCACGCCCTCTTCGGCGGCCTGATCGGTGCGGCCATCATCGGCATCGGCGTCCAGTCGGTCGACTTCACCGTCGTCTTCGCGAAGGTGATCCTGCCCGCCCTGATCGCACCGGTCACGGTCGGTGTCGTCGCGCTCGTCGCAACCAGGCTCGCCTACTTCATCACGCGTCGTGACGCAGGAAAGGCGGACGGCCGGGGCGGCTTCCGGTACGCGCAGATCTTCTCGTCCTCCCTCGTCGCCCTCGCGCACGGCACCAATGACGCGCAGAAGACGATGGGCGTGATCACGCTGACCCTCATCGCCGGCGGATTCCAGGCGGTCGGCAGCGGCCCGCAGTGGTGGGTCATCTGCACGTGCGCACTCGCCATCGCGATCGGCACGTATACCGGCGGCTGGCGGATCATCCTCACGATGGGCAGGGGACTCACCGACGTCAAGCCCGCCCAGGGCTTCGCCGCGGAGACGAGCACGGCCGCGACGATCCTCGCCTCGAGCCACCTCGGCTTCGCGCTCTCGACCACCCAGGTCGCCTCCGGCTCCGTCATCGGTTCCGGACTCGGCCGCCGCGGGGCGACCGTGCGCTGGGGCATGGCCGGCCAGATCGCGCTCGGCTGGCTGCTGACCCTGCCCGCCTCCGCGGTCATGGGCGCCTTCGCCGCCGGCTTCACCCTGCTCGGGCCGATCGGGCTCGTCATCGACCTGATCATCGGCTCGGTCATCGTCGCCCTGCTGTTCCGGCAGTCGCGGCGCACCCGCATCACCCACGACAACCTCCACGACATCGATGACGCCGCCCTCGTCGTGAACATCAAGAAGACGCCCAGGCGAATCGCGCGGCGCGACCAGAAGAAGGTGTCGCTGTGA
- a CDS encoding 8-oxo-dGTP diphosphatase: MTLPQVCVCYLTRESPAGGTQVLLGRKKKGLGLGNIVGLGGKLEPGETAVDAAVREIDEESGLSVAASALTAVGVLTYLFPHREAWSQESSVFVCSDWSGTPRESDELNPVWFDVAALPLDEMWDDARHWLPGVLAGVPVRRTFTFGADLATVVASS; encoded by the coding sequence ATGACCCTGCCCCAGGTGTGCGTGTGCTACCTCACCCGCGAATCGCCCGCCGGAGGCACCCAGGTGCTCCTCGGCCGGAAGAAGAAGGGCCTCGGCCTCGGCAACATCGTCGGCCTCGGCGGCAAGCTCGAACCCGGTGAAACCGCGGTGGATGCCGCGGTGCGCGAAATCGACGAGGAGTCCGGACTCTCCGTCGCGGCATCCGCTCTCACCGCCGTCGGTGTGCTGACCTACCTGTTCCCGCACCGGGAGGCATGGAGCCAGGAATCGTCCGTCTTCGTGTGCAGCGACTGGAGTGGCACTCCCCGGGAATCGGACGAACTCAACCCGGTCTGGTTCGACGTCGCAGCGCTGCCCCTCGACGAGATGTGGGACGATGCCAGGCACTGGCTTCCGGGCGTGCTCGCGGGCGTGCCCGTGCGCCGCACGTTCACCTTCGGCGCGGACCTGGCGACGGTGGTCGCGAGCAGCTGA
- a CDS encoding alpha/beta hydrolase: protein MSIRERRRGVHRPAGVIESHAPDDPAAALDRPLPDRDWTGLAPGAMAFRFEAPSGSLAALAWGESGHPRVVLVPGATGSKEDFVLLAPLLAGAGYFVESYDLAGQYESAGAGPGAGQSYDYRLFTADLVAVLDAGARPAHVLGYSFAGIVAEIALATRPDLFASLVLLAAPPLAGQTFRGVRWIGPLSWLLPAHTIASLMVWGLVTNRNHAPPGRLHLVQLRFEDTIRRSIDEIMQLMKNAPDLRADLARSPVPLLVAVGERDLWPLELHRAFAGRIGAEFRVYRTGHSPCETTPHQLARDLLALYARS, encoded by the coding sequence GTGTCCATCCGGGAGAGACGCCGCGGGGTGCACCGGCCGGCCGGCGTCATCGAAAGCCACGCGCCCGACGATCCGGCAGCGGCCCTCGACCGGCCGCTCCCGGACCGGGACTGGACCGGCCTGGCGCCGGGGGCCATGGCCTTCCGGTTCGAGGCTCCGAGCGGTTCCCTCGCGGCGCTCGCCTGGGGCGAGTCGGGGCATCCGCGAGTCGTGCTGGTGCCGGGTGCGACCGGTTCGAAGGAGGACTTCGTGCTGCTCGCCCCGCTCCTCGCCGGCGCCGGCTACTTCGTGGAGAGCTACGACCTCGCGGGGCAGTACGAGTCGGCCGGCGCGGGGCCTGGAGCGGGGCAGAGCTACGACTACCGACTGTTCACCGCCGACCTCGTGGCAGTCCTCGATGCCGGGGCGAGGCCGGCACACGTGCTCGGTTACTCCTTCGCAGGGATCGTCGCGGAGATCGCGCTCGCCACGCGTCCGGACCTGTTCGCGAGCCTCGTGCTTCTCGCAGCCCCGCCCCTGGCCGGCCAGACCTTCCGCGGCGTGCGCTGGATCGGGCCACTCAGCTGGCTGCTGCCCGCGCACACGATCGCGAGCCTGATGGTCTGGGGGCTCGTCACCAACCGCAACCATGCACCACCCGGCCGGCTCCACCTCGTGCAGTTGCGTTTCGAGGACACGATCCGCCGGAGCATCGACGAGATCATGCAGCTGATGAAGAACGCTCCCGACTTGCGGGCGGACCTCGCGCGGAGCCCGGTTCCGCTGCTTGTCGCCGTCGGCGAGCGGGACCTCTGGCCTCTCGAGCTGCACCGGGCGTTCGCCGGGCGCATCGGCGCCGAGTTCCGCGTGTATCGCACCGGCCACAGTCCCTGCGAGACGACGCCGCACCAGCTCGCCCGTGACCTGCTCGCCCTCTACGCCCGCTCCTGA
- a CDS encoding peptidase — protein sequence MIDWGAFVVVAGASLLSSTLVVSLYSLGLRLLTSAGRALVVDPASFTGAITVLTPKRAAKEAKRRRKSATANPLTVFQKRLALVGAYACFVVCVAAVLYGVYLIVPALHR from the coding sequence GTGATCGACTGGGGAGCATTCGTCGTCGTCGCCGGGGCCTCGCTCCTCTCGTCGACCCTCGTCGTGAGCCTGTACTCCCTCGGACTCCGGCTGCTGACGAGTGCCGGCCGCGCCCTCGTGGTGGATCCGGCGTCCTTCACCGGCGCGATCACGGTGCTCACGCCCAAGCGGGCGGCCAAAGAGGCCAAACGGCGGCGCAAATCCGCGACGGCGAACCCGCTGACCGTGTTCCAGAAGCGTCTCGCGCTCGTCGGAGCCTATGCCTGCTTCGTGGTCTGCGTCGCTGCCGTGCTCTACGGCGTCTACCTGATCGTGCCCGCGCTGCACCGCTGA
- a CDS encoding NCS2 family permease, whose product MKGRLDRYFEITTRGSSWGREIRGGLVTFVTMAYIVILNPLILGGFSADQASVDVVGGWLPNAQVAAVTALTAGVMTILFGVIARLPFGFAAGLGINSYLAVSVVGQVTWPEAMGLVLINGLIIVLLASTGLREMIFNAVPHQLKIAITVGIGLFIAFIGLVDSGFVRSSGTASPPVQLGDNGSIVTLPTTVFVIGLLLIGVLVARKVKAALLIGIVATTVIAVILEAIFKVGPSLGTNAYGWNLNAPVLPTTAVSLPDLSLLGHVSFGAFDRIGVLAALMLVFTLVFTNFFDAMGTMTGLATEAGLADDKGNFPRLKSALIVEGVGAVLGGATSGSSNTVFIESGAGIGEGARTGFANVITGLLFLAAMFFTPLTQIVPLEVAAAALVIVGSMMVSQIRFIDFSEFSIVFPVFLTIIVMPLTYSIANGIGAGFISWVVVRSFSGKVREISPLLWIVAVGFLVFFVRGPIETLIGG is encoded by the coding sequence GTGAAGGGGCGTCTCGACCGCTACTTCGAGATCACGACCCGCGGCTCCAGCTGGGGCCGTGAAATCCGCGGCGGCCTCGTCACCTTCGTGACCATGGCGTACATCGTCATCCTCAACCCCCTCATCCTCGGCGGTTTCAGCGCGGACCAGGCCTCTGTCGACGTCGTCGGCGGCTGGCTCCCGAACGCCCAGGTCGCCGCGGTCACCGCGCTCACCGCCGGCGTCATGACGATCCTCTTCGGCGTGATCGCCCGGCTGCCGTTCGGCTTCGCCGCCGGCCTCGGCATCAACTCCTACCTCGCCGTGAGCGTCGTCGGCCAGGTCACCTGGCCGGAGGCGATGGGCCTCGTGCTCATCAACGGACTCATCATCGTCCTCCTGGCCTCGACCGGGCTCCGCGAAATGATCTTCAACGCCGTTCCGCACCAGCTCAAGATCGCCATCACCGTCGGCATCGGCTTGTTCATCGCGTTCATCGGCCTCGTCGACTCCGGATTCGTCCGCTCGAGCGGGACCGCGAGCCCGCCCGTGCAGCTCGGCGACAACGGGTCGATCGTGACCCTGCCGACCACCGTGTTCGTGATCGGCCTGCTCCTGATCGGCGTGCTCGTCGCGCGCAAGGTCAAGGCCGCCCTCCTGATCGGCATCGTCGCGACGACGGTCATCGCAGTGATCCTTGAGGCGATCTTCAAGGTCGGGCCGTCGCTCGGCACCAACGCCTACGGCTGGAACCTCAACGCCCCCGTGCTCCCGACGACCGCGGTGTCCCTACCCGACCTGAGCCTGCTCGGCCACGTCAGCTTCGGCGCCTTCGACCGCATCGGCGTTCTCGCGGCGCTCATGCTCGTCTTCACCCTCGTCTTCACGAACTTCTTCGACGCGATGGGCACCATGACCGGCCTCGCGACCGAGGCCGGCCTTGCCGACGACAAGGGCAACTTCCCCCGGCTGAAATCGGCCCTGATCGTCGAGGGTGTCGGCGCCGTGCTCGGCGGAGCGACCTCCGGGTCCTCCAACACCGTGTTCATCGAATCGGGGGCAGGCATCGGCGAGGGCGCCCGCACCGGCTTCGCGAACGTCATCACCGGGCTGTTGTTTCTCGCCGCGATGTTCTTCACCCCGCTCACCCAGATCGTGCCCCTCGAGGTCGCAGCTGCGGCGCTCGTGATCGTCGGGTCGATGATGGTGTCGCAGATCCGCTTCATTGATTTCAGCGAGTTCTCGATCGTGTTCCCGGTGTTCCTCACGATCATCGTGATGCCGCTGACGTACTCGATCGCCAACGGGATCGGCGCCGGCTTCATCAGCTGGGTCGTCGTGCGCTCGTTCTCGGGCAAGGTGCGCGAGATCAGCCCGCTGCTCTGGATCGTAGCGGTCGGCTTCCTGGTCTTCTTCGTACGTGGCCCGATCGAGACCCTGATCGGCGGCTGA
- a CDS encoding glycosyltransferase family A protein, whose translation MTTVSVVIPCYNDAVFLEAVLAALGDQTRPADEVIVVDNASMDASARVARAAGAVLVAEPVHGIWPAAAAGYDAASGDLIARLDADSVPPPDWIERAESILTLAPIFDVVTGPGDFYDCPRLVAALGRFVYLGGYFRLIGLWLAQPPIFGSNFVMRRAVWAEVRTLVHREREDVHDDLDLSLHLPPSVSVLFDATLRVGISARPFDTWRGIARRLDWAYRTLALHWPDGSPWRLRLARRVWAHRIRA comes from the coding sequence GTGACCACCGTCTCGGTCGTGATCCCCTGTTATAACGACGCGGTCTTCCTCGAGGCGGTCCTCGCCGCGCTCGGGGACCAGACCCGGCCGGCCGACGAGGTCATCGTCGTCGACAACGCCTCAATGGATGCCTCGGCGCGCGTCGCCCGGGCGGCCGGCGCCGTTCTCGTGGCCGAACCGGTGCACGGGATCTGGCCGGCCGCCGCCGCCGGCTATGACGCGGCATCCGGCGACCTGATCGCGCGGCTCGACGCCGACTCTGTGCCACCGCCGGACTGGATCGAGCGCGCCGAGAGCATCCTCACGCTCGCGCCGATCTTCGACGTCGTCACGGGGCCCGGTGATTTCTACGACTGCCCGCGGCTCGTGGCCGCGCTCGGGCGGTTCGTGTACCTCGGCGGGTACTTCCGGCTGATCGGGCTGTGGCTCGCGCAGCCGCCGATCTTCGGATCGAACTTCGTGATGCGGCGCGCGGTCTGGGCCGAGGTGCGCACTCTCGTGCACCGGGAGCGGGAGGACGTGCACGACGACCTCGACCTGAGCCTGCATCTGCCGCCCTCGGTGTCCGTGCTGTTCGACGCTACGCTCAGGGTCGGGATCTCCGCCCGGCCCTTCGACACCTGGCGCGGCATCGCCCGGCGGCTGGACTGGGCGTACCGCACCCTCGCCCTGCACTGGCCAGACGGGTCGCCCTGGCGGCTGCGGCTGGCGCGCCGGGTCTGGGCGCATCGCATCCGCGCCTGA
- a CDS encoding mycoredoxin: protein MNFVPESGTITMFTTNWCGYCSRLKSQLDKAGVGYTEVNVEEVDGTSELVMSLNGGNRTVPTVLFPDGSSATNPSLAQVQAKLA from the coding sequence ATGAATTTCGTTCCCGAGTCGGGCACCATCACCATGTTCACGACCAACTGGTGCGGCTATTGCTCCCGGTTGAAGTCCCAGCTGGACAAGGCCGGCGTCGGCTACACCGAAGTCAACGTCGAAGAAGTCGACGGCACGAGTGAGCTCGTGATGAGCCTGAACGGCGGCAACCGCACCGTGCCGACGGTCCTGTTCCCGGACGGGTCGAGCGCGACCAACCCCTCGCTCGCGCAGGTCCAGGCCAAACTCGCCTGA
- a CDS encoding 6-phosphofructokinase — MKIGILTSGGDCPGLNAVIRGSVLKGVRVLDDEFIGIRNGWRGLVQGEFMTLDRHSVRGLSRQGGTILGSSRTNPFEGENGGPVNIQKMMDAEGIDAIIAIGGEGTLTAARRLTDAGIRIVGVPKTIDNDLEATDYSFGFNTAVEIATEAIDRLRTTAESHGRCMIVEVMGRHVGWIALHSGMAGGAHAILIPEQSQTIEQICEWVLSVRDRGRAPVLVVSEGFKLAGMEEALSTKGLDAFNRPRLGGISEMIAPMVEERTGIETRATVLGHTQRGGSPSAYDRVLATRLGMAAVDAIHAGQWGSMVSLKGTDIEIVSIADATIGLKTVPQARYDEAAVLFG; from the coding sequence ATGAAAATTGGTATCCTTACGAGCGGTGGAGACTGCCCCGGGCTGAACGCGGTTATTCGCGGTTCCGTCCTTAAAGGTGTCCGCGTTCTCGATGATGAATTCATCGGAATCCGCAACGGCTGGCGCGGGCTGGTGCAGGGGGAGTTCATGACCCTCGATCGCCACAGCGTGCGTGGATTATCCCGTCAGGGCGGCACCATTCTGGGCAGCTCGCGCACGAACCCGTTCGAGGGCGAGAACGGCGGACCCGTTAACATCCAGAAGATGATGGATGCCGAGGGCATCGACGCCATTATCGCGATCGGTGGCGAGGGCACGCTGACCGCAGCCCGCCGCCTCACCGACGCAGGCATCCGCATCGTCGGCGTGCCGAAGACCATCGACAACGACCTTGAGGCCACCGACTACTCGTTCGGCTTCAACACCGCCGTCGAGATCGCGACCGAGGCCATCGACCGCCTCCGCACCACCGCCGAGTCGCACGGTCGCTGCATGATCGTAGAGGTCATGGGCCGCCACGTCGGCTGGATCGCCCTCCACTCCGGCATGGCCGGCGGAGCACACGCCATCCTCATCCCCGAGCAGAGCCAGACCATCGAGCAGATCTGCGAGTGGGTCCTCAGCGTCCGCGACCGCGGCCGCGCGCCGGTCCTCGTCGTCTCGGAGGGCTTCAAGCTCGCCGGCATGGAGGAAGCACTCTCCACCAAGGGCCTCGACGCGTTCAACCGTCCCCGCCTCGGCGGCATCAGCGAAATGATCGCCCCGATGGTCGAAGAGCGCACCGGCATCGAAACCCGCGCGACCGTCCTCGGCCACACCCAGCGGGGCGGCTCCCCGTCGGCATACGACCGCGTGCTCGCCACCCGCCTGGGCATGGCCGCCGTCGACGCGATCCACGCCGGCCAGTGGGGCTCCATGGTCTCGCTCAAGGGCACTGACATCGAGATCGTGAGCATCGCCGACGCCACGATCGGCCTGAAGACCGTCCCGCAGGCACGCTACGACGAGGCCGCCGTCCTCTTCGGCTAA